One Amblyomma americanum isolate KBUSLIRL-KWMA chromosome 8, ASM5285725v1, whole genome shotgun sequence DNA window includes the following coding sequences:
- the LOC144100598 gene encoding uncharacterized protein LOC144100598, producing MAAGLGGTACQVSQLFGDQAGSPPKPGSPVALARIARGLEELRFRPLANWSAGPVCVSNPFRWTATLLGPADTPYEGGAFELEIRFPDDYPFKAPKLKLVTKIYHPNFVGGAPVCLSVLTSQWSPAVSISDVMLSTCSLLRAPDMDHPIDPKAALVFKQDPALYKSTARRWTEKHSILK from the exons ATGGCTGCCGGGTTGGGGGGAACGGCTTGCCAGGTCAGCCAGTTATTCGGCGACCAAGCGGGGTCTCCGCCGAAGCCCGGGTCACCCGTGGCGCTGGCGCGCATCGCCCGCGGCCTCGAGGAGCTGCGCTTTCGGCCGCTGGCCAACTGGTCGGCGGGGCCCGTGTGCGTGAGCAACCCGTTCCGGTGGACTGCCACCCTGCTGGGGCCAGCGGACACGCCGTACGAGGGAGGAGCCTTCGAGCTCGAGATCCGCTTCCCCGACGACTACCCCTTCAAAGCGCCCAAG CTGAAGCTCGTCACCAAGATCTACCATCCAAACTTCGTTGGCGGAGCCCCTGTTTGCCTGAGCGTCCTCACGTCGCAGTGGTCCCCGGCAGTGTCCATATCGGACGTGATGCTTTCCACCTGCTCCCTCCTGCGGGCCCCGGACATGGACCACCCTATCGACCCCAAAGCGGCGCTAGTCTTCAAGCAAGACCCTGCCCTGTACAAGTCCACGGCGCGCCGTTGGACCGAGAAGCACTCCATCTTGAAGTGA